The Corynebacterium qintianiae genome has a window encoding:
- a CDS encoding translation initiation factor IF-2 N-terminal domain-containing protein encodes MATDDNSKNSERQHSAATFDRSQLTDKTRVFQLAKALGVPSKQLIVALTDLGLVKVAQSSLTRAESEKLLDALSDPAQDPPGGDSENAASEADEKIRQRVRKDVENEIHQIEEKVERELAADDSDDRDDDALLDPEDIEGADDLLTDVEPVITPAPETTEAPAYVPLFKAPSRSERRRAKRASLSEPSENETASNPPAVEQPTVETDDETEVIEEPKAIRGSSRLEAQRRRRSEKREEDRKRSKIVSQAEFLARRESVERTMVVRERARHDGHGTITQVGVLEDGVLAEHFVTSDQNAPMIGNIYLGRVQNVLPSMEAAFIDIGQGRNGVLYAGEVDWKAAGLGGRSRRIEQALKSGDQVVVQVTKDPVGHKGARLTTQISLAGRYLVYVPGGRSAGISRKLPAPERKRLKEILAKVVPGKGGAIIRTAAEGVPEDAIGADVTRLHNQWEAIQEQAEKEKSSKGAKPVTLYEEPNLLVKVVRDLFNEDFSELIVDGRRPWNTVHAYVSSVAPDLEERLVRYERGDHDGQDAFEAYRIDEQIQKALSRTVWLPSGGTLIIERTEAMTVIDVNTGKFTGSGGSLEETVTRNNLEAAEEIVRQMRLRDIGGMIIVDFIDMILPENQELVLRRLKEALGRDRTRHQVSEVTSLGLVQMTRKRLGTGLLETFSTQCDCCGGRGIILTEDPVEEGADNAAPSRGRSGTKSEHKDAARGADKDMAPKPERKRTPAPAPAGEDDRAIGIDEDALDKLAASVIGGSGSDNSDDSDDRDTGDTGGTDDRSGQSKGRRRGRRGGSRGRGRSGADERSAETVSDSAEEKPIERPEENPPAKSFEQAVEEFENSPRRKRRTRGNSRSDIRPKPEDFWGTPEPAEQEKGKKGEKVRREQRQVEPQEERQQATEKRSQADSAATERKPGGSRGRRRAVRRSSTSAAEAEKTSSRRGDVQGAPDARQGGVDKQEAKARTASAGRGRRRAVRRRSQ; translated from the coding sequence GTGGCCACAGACGACAATTCCAAAAATTCGGAACGCCAGCACTCCGCGGCGACGTTCGACCGCAGCCAGCTCACCGACAAGACCCGCGTGTTCCAGCTCGCCAAGGCACTCGGCGTACCGTCGAAGCAGCTCATTGTCGCTCTCACTGACCTGGGCCTGGTCAAGGTCGCCCAGTCTTCGCTGACCCGCGCCGAGAGCGAGAAGCTTCTCGACGCCCTCTCCGACCCCGCGCAGGACCCCCCCGGTGGCGATTCCGAAAACGCCGCTTCGGAGGCCGACGAGAAGATCCGCCAGCGCGTGCGCAAGGACGTGGAGAACGAGATTCACCAGATCGAGGAGAAGGTGGAGCGGGAGCTCGCGGCCGACGACAGCGACGACCGCGACGACGATGCTCTGCTCGACCCCGAGGACATCGAGGGCGCCGACGATCTCCTGACCGACGTCGAACCCGTGATCACGCCTGCTCCCGAGACGACGGAAGCGCCCGCGTACGTCCCGCTGTTCAAGGCTCCGTCACGATCGGAGCGGCGGCGCGCGAAGAGGGCGTCGCTAAGCGAGCCCAGCGAGAACGAGACTGCCAGTAACCCACCGGCCGTCGAACAGCCGACCGTCGAGACGGATGACGAGACAGAGGTGATCGAGGAGCCGAAAGCCATCCGCGGCTCCTCGCGGCTGGAGGCGCAGCGCCGCCGCCGCAGCGAGAAGCGCGAGGAGGACCGCAAGCGCTCCAAGATCGTCTCCCAGGCGGAGTTCCTCGCCCGCCGGGAATCCGTCGAGCGCACCATGGTGGTGCGCGAGCGCGCGCGTCACGACGGCCATGGGACGATCACGCAGGTCGGCGTGCTCGAAGATGGGGTTTTGGCGGAGCACTTCGTCACCTCCGACCAGAATGCCCCCATGATCGGCAACATCTACCTCGGCCGCGTTCAAAACGTCCTGCCCAGCATGGAAGCCGCGTTCATCGACATCGGGCAGGGGCGCAACGGCGTGCTCTACGCGGGCGAGGTCGATTGGAAGGCGGCCGGGCTCGGGGGCCGATCGCGCCGCATCGAGCAGGCACTAAAGTCCGGTGACCAGGTCGTGGTCCAGGTGACAAAGGACCCGGTGGGACACAAGGGCGCACGCCTGACCACCCAAATCTCACTGGCCGGCCGCTACCTCGTCTACGTCCCCGGCGGCCGCAGCGCGGGCATCTCCCGCAAACTGCCCGCGCCGGAGCGCAAGCGCTTAAAGGAGATCCTGGCCAAGGTGGTGCCGGGCAAGGGTGGTGCGATTATCCGCACCGCAGCCGAAGGAGTGCCCGAGGATGCGATCGGCGCCGACGTCACCCGCCTGCACAACCAGTGGGAGGCGATCCAGGAGCAGGCCGAAAAGGAGAAATCCTCCAAGGGTGCCAAGCCCGTCACCTTATACGAGGAGCCTAATCTGCTTGTCAAGGTCGTGCGCGACCTTTTCAACGAGGACTTCTCCGAGCTGATTGTCGACGGCCGCCGCCCGTGGAACACCGTTCATGCGTACGTCAGCTCCGTCGCTCCCGACCTTGAGGAGCGTCTGGTGCGCTACGAGCGCGGCGACCACGACGGCCAGGATGCCTTCGAGGCCTACCGGATTGACGAGCAGATCCAGAAGGCGCTTTCCCGCACCGTGTGGCTGCCGTCGGGCGGCACCCTAATCATCGAGCGCACCGAGGCGATGACCGTCATCGACGTCAACACCGGCAAGTTCACCGGCTCCGGCGGCTCCCTCGAGGAGACGGTGACGCGCAACAACCTTGAAGCCGCCGAGGAAATCGTGCGCCAAATGCGTCTGCGCGACATCGGCGGCATGATCATCGTCGACTTCATCGACATGATCCTCCCCGAAAACCAGGAGCTCGTGCTGCGCCGCCTCAAGGAGGCGCTCGGCCGCGACCGCACCCGGCACCAAGTATCCGAGGTCACCTCGCTCGGCCTCGTGCAGATGACCCGAAAGCGCCTCGGGACCGGACTGCTGGAGACCTTCTCAACGCAATGCGACTGCTGCGGGGGCAGGGGCATCATCCTCACCGAGGACCCCGTCGAGGAAGGCGCCGACAACGCGGCACCGTCGCGCGGTCGTTCCGGCACTAAGAGCGAACACAAAGATGCCGCCCGCGGTGCTGACAAGGACATGGCGCCGAAACCGGAGAGGAAGCGGACCCCGGCCCCTGCACCGGCTGGGGAGGATGACCGCGCCATCGGAATCGACGAGGACGCGTTGGACAAGCTGGCCGCGTCCGTGATCGGCGGCAGCGGAAGCGACAACAGCGACGACAGCGACGATCGCGACACCGGTGACACAGGCGGAACCGACGACCGCTCCGGCCAGTCCAAGGGACGGCGCCGTGGGCGTCGCGGTGGAAGCCGGGGCCGCGGGCGCAGTGGTGCGGATGAACGATCGGCCGAGACTGTATCCGACAGCGCCGAGGAGAAGCCGATAGAGCGCCCGGAGGAGAACCCGCCGGCGAAATCTTTCGAGCAGGCCGTCGAGGAGTTTGAGAACTCCCCGCGCCGGAAGCGACGCACTCGGGGCAATTCCCGCTCCGACATCCGCCCGAAGCCGGAGGACTTCTGGGGTACCCCGGAGCCCGCTGAGCAAGAGAAGGGCAAGAAGGGCGAGAAGGTGCGCCGAGAGCAGAGACAGGTGGAGCCGCAGGAGGAGCGTCAGCAGGCGACAGAAAAGAGGTCCCAGGCTGATTCCGCCGCCACGGAGCGCAAGCCAGGTGGGTCCCGCGGGCGTCGGCGGGCGGTGCGCCGCAGCTCGACATCCGCCGCCGAGGCTGAGAAAACGTCTTCACGTAGGGGAGACGTGCAGGGCGCGCCCGATGCGCGACAAGGGGGCGTCGACAAGCAGGAGGCGAAGGCAAGGACCGCCTCGGCCGGCCGTGGGCGGCGCAGGGCAGTGCGCCGTCGCTCGCAGTAG
- a CDS encoding alkaline phosphatase D family protein, producing MSDNSLPRRSFIVGTGVAAATAAIAPHASAQLSSQLSSTSSGSSLTSSRALPGAPESQYSHFMHGVASGDPTPTSVILWTRVTVGPEATPGSNVGEDAVVGWEVATAPDFANVVRSGTVTTSAAVDHTVHVDPNGLEPSTVYFYRFSYNGTYSAVGRTRTAPAYEASVEQVTFALASCANWEAGYFAAYRDMAERAERDEFDAVVFLGDYIYEYPTGEYGGKSGVSRIHSPQNETVTLTDYRMRHGRYKQDLQLQRAHAAVPWIVIWDDHETANNSWRDGAENHTPGEEGAWMDRRNAGQQAYFEWLPVRATRPSEGGHIYRSLQFGSLVNLTMMDLRTYRDEEPSRLAGNSEGREMLGPEQFDWLSSVVRNSNTTWNVMGNSVMIAPLTLGALAPTSSEARLVNRMLDDFSSLVSGIPINPDQWDGYAWARNRLFDELAADDANVLFLTGDIHTEWANSIVHNGEEIGCEIVTSSISAANVGDTVTTYTKVYHPEDNPVSLLAESFIRKLNPAVKHVDFDAHGYAVARIRPAEVGMEFYRVADYENPDSAVGLALSRTWRPGAGYV from the coding sequence ATGTCTGACAACTCCTTGCCCCGCCGCTCATTCATCGTCGGCACGGGCGTCGCCGCCGCGACCGCCGCGATCGCTCCTCACGCTTCCGCCCAGCTTTCTTCCCAGCTCTCATCCACCTCGTCGGGCTCCTCACTCACCAGCAGCCGCGCCCTGCCGGGTGCGCCGGAGTCGCAGTACTCCCACTTCATGCACGGCGTCGCCTCGGGCGACCCGACACCTACATCCGTGATCCTGTGGACCCGCGTGACTGTCGGCCCGGAAGCCACACCGGGTTCGAACGTGGGGGAGGACGCGGTCGTCGGTTGGGAAGTCGCTACTGCCCCCGATTTCGCGAACGTGGTCCGCTCCGGGACAGTCACGACCTCGGCGGCTGTGGACCACACCGTCCACGTCGATCCGAACGGTCTGGAGCCGAGCACGGTCTACTTCTACCGCTTCTCCTACAACGGCACGTACTCCGCCGTGGGCCGCACCAGGACAGCTCCCGCCTACGAAGCCTCGGTGGAGCAGGTCACTTTCGCCCTCGCATCCTGCGCTAACTGGGAGGCCGGTTACTTCGCGGCCTACCGCGACATGGCGGAACGCGCCGAGCGCGACGAGTTCGACGCCGTCGTCTTTCTGGGCGACTACATCTACGAGTACCCCACCGGTGAGTACGGGGGCAAGAGCGGGGTGTCGCGTATCCATTCACCGCAGAACGAGACGGTCACGCTGACGGACTACCGCATGCGCCACGGCCGCTACAAGCAGGACCTCCAGCTGCAGCGCGCGCACGCCGCGGTACCGTGGATTGTGATCTGGGACGACCACGAAACCGCAAACAACTCCTGGCGCGATGGGGCGGAGAACCACACGCCGGGCGAGGAGGGTGCGTGGATGGACCGCCGGAACGCGGGCCAGCAGGCCTACTTTGAATGGCTGCCGGTGCGCGCAACCCGCCCGTCGGAGGGGGGTCACATCTACCGCAGCCTGCAGTTCGGTTCGCTGGTTAACCTCACCATGATGGACTTGCGCACCTACCGCGACGAAGAGCCCTCCCGTTTGGCGGGCAACAGCGAAGGCCGTGAGATGCTCGGCCCGGAGCAGTTCGACTGGCTCTCCTCCGTCGTGCGCAACTCCAACACGACGTGGAACGTGATGGGCAACTCCGTCATGATCGCCCCGCTGACGCTCGGCGCGCTCGCCCCGACGAGTTCCGAAGCTCGGCTGGTCAACCGCATGCTGGATGACTTCTCGAGCCTGGTGTCAGGCATCCCGATCAATCCGGACCAGTGGGACGGCTACGCCTGGGCGCGCAACCGGCTCTTCGACGAGCTCGCCGCCGACGACGCAAACGTCCTCTTTCTCACCGGCGACATCCACACCGAGTGGGCGAACTCCATTGTCCACAACGGGGAGGAAATCGGGTGCGAGATTGTGACGTCGTCGATCAGCGCCGCCAATGTCGGCGACACGGTAACGACGTACACCAAGGTCTACCACCCCGAAGACAACCCGGTGTCCCTGCTGGCGGAGAGCTTCATCCGCAAGCTCAACCCGGCGGTCAAGCATGTCGACTTCGACGCGCACGGTTACGCTGTGGCGCGGATCCGTCCGGCCGAGGTGGGTATGGAGTTCTACCGTGTCGCAGACTACGAGAATCCGGATTCCGCCGTGGGTCTCGCACTGTCGCGCACGTGGCGCCCTGGTGCAGGCTACGTCTAA
- the ndk gene encoding nucleoside-diphosphate kinase — protein sequence MTERTLILIKPDGVANGHVGEIIARIERKGLKLVELDLRTADRATAEKHYEEHSDKPFFGELVDFITSAPLVAGIVEGESAIAAWRQLAGGTHPVEKATPGTIRGDFALTVGENVVHGSDSPESAEREIAIWFPNK from the coding sequence ATGACTGAACGCACTTTAATCCTGATCAAGCCGGACGGCGTCGCCAACGGCCACGTCGGTGAGATCATCGCCCGCATTGAGCGCAAGGGCCTGAAGCTCGTCGAGCTCGACCTGCGCACCGCGGACCGCGCGACCGCCGAGAAGCACTACGAGGAGCACTCCGACAAGCCGTTCTTCGGCGAGCTGGTTGACTTCATCACCTCCGCTCCGCTGGTCGCGGGCATCGTCGAGGGCGAGTCCGCCATCGCGGCATGGCGCCAGCTGGCCGGCGGCACCCACCCGGTGGAGAAGGCCACCCCGGGCACCATCCGCGGCGACTTCGCCCTCACCGTCGGTGAGAACGTCGTCCACGGCTCCGACTCCCCGGAATCCGCCGAGCGCGAGATCGCGATCTGGTTCCCGAACAAGTAG
- a CDS encoding acyl-CoA dehydrogenase family protein produces the protein MSDQKNATFQEFQGIPLDPRTDYYRVFAEVDGEDLEWWKKARDFCEFARPMINDAWEKAEYNIPGAEEAARRGLIRDGIDIEGQPAMSIRAKRLIGMEASRLDASTATAFGVQAGLAMQSINAFGTDAQKEQYLAPMSRMEIRGAFALTEPEHGSDSIALETTAVRDGDDWIINGEKKWIGHGSVGHITVVYARMEDGKVGAFIVDQDQEGYDAETITGKASLRGIPQAQIKLTNVRVSDDRRLPGCNSFRDTAKVLMSTRIGVAWSALGLAIDCYEKALKYASERHQFGRPLIKNQIIQQRLSDMLMDVTAMALYCKRLLELEESGEVTEQQAALAKVHNTRAARRVAANARDMFGGVGILLENDVIRHFTDIETLHTYEGTDTMQSLIVGKSITGVGAFTS, from the coding sequence GTGTCTGACCAGAAAAACGCCACATTCCAGGAATTTCAGGGCATTCCCCTCGACCCCCGCACCGACTACTACCGCGTGTTTGCGGAGGTCGACGGCGAGGATCTCGAGTGGTGGAAGAAAGCCCGCGACTTCTGCGAGTTCGCCCGCCCGATGATCAACGATGCATGGGAGAAAGCGGAGTACAACATCCCCGGCGCCGAGGAAGCCGCGCGGCGCGGCCTGATCCGCGACGGCATCGACATCGAGGGCCAGCCCGCGATGAGCATCCGTGCGAAGCGGCTGATCGGCATGGAAGCCTCGCGCCTCGACGCCTCCACTGCCACCGCATTCGGTGTCCAGGCGGGACTGGCCATGCAATCCATCAACGCATTCGGCACCGACGCACAGAAGGAACAGTACCTCGCACCGATGTCTCGCATGGAGATTCGTGGCGCATTCGCGCTGACCGAGCCCGAGCACGGCTCCGACTCCATCGCCCTGGAGACCACCGCAGTCCGCGACGGCGACGACTGGATCATCAACGGCGAGAAGAAGTGGATCGGTCATGGCTCCGTCGGCCACATCACCGTCGTCTACGCACGCATGGAGGACGGCAAGGTCGGCGCCTTCATCGTGGACCAGGACCAAGAAGGCTACGACGCCGAGACGATCACCGGTAAGGCGTCCCTGCGCGGCATCCCGCAGGCCCAGATCAAGCTCACCAACGTGCGCGTCTCCGACGACCGCCGCCTCCCGGGCTGCAACTCTTTCCGCGACACCGCCAAGGTGCTCATGAGTACCCGCATCGGCGTGGCGTGGAGCGCACTCGGCCTGGCCATTGATTGCTATGAGAAGGCCTTGAAGTACGCCTCCGAGCGCCACCAGTTCGGCCGCCCGCTGATCAAAAACCAGATCATCCAGCAGCGACTGTCGGACATGCTCATGGATGTCACCGCTATGGCCCTGTATTGCAAGCGCCTCCTCGAGCTTGAGGAATCCGGTGAGGTCACCGAACAGCAGGCTGCGCTGGCTAAAGTGCACAACACCCGCGCCGCGCGCCGTGTCGCTGCCAACGCCCGCGACATGTTCGGTGGAGTCGGCATCTTGCTCGAGAATGACGTGATCCGCCACTTCACGGACATTGAGACCCTGCACACCTACGAGGGCACTGACACAATGCAGTCCCTCATCGTAGGCAAATCCATCACCGGCGTCGGCGCATTCACCAGCTAA
- a CDS encoding AMP-binding protein, giving the protein MPYSSTFPDLDIPETDVFTRIFGELTEEEGSLPALTELTTEMSVSYRGLREMAESVAGALAQRGIGKGDVVALQIPNSINYVVALLGIIRAGATVSPLGVLMNQADVDKLIKLSGAKLYIGLTDIEGLPQIWSYEIPALAGAGYQAPDVEVTADEIMAIPFSSGTTGLPKGVKLSHRNIVSNMEQSGFMVRENGITERTNFLCPLPFSHIYGMTVLLLAQLATRHHVFTMPKFDLNTFIEAHPKHEIGFTFIAPPMAVALAKHPAVKAEDFTSSRIMLSGAAPLDNEIGRAVESKLGVKVVQGYGMTETSPVTHVGVSGKSEPGSIGFVVPNTEFKLVGLESITEVAEGEIGELLIKGPQVMVGYLNNEEATNEVLIGDGWLRTGDVARVDEDGTTYIVDRAKEVIKYKGYQVAPAELEALLLTHPEINDAGVVGVIRDGLEIPRAFVVKAEGSSLTEESLMEWVAERVTPYKKVRAVEFVDEIPKNATGKIERKKLREIPFEG; this is encoded by the coding sequence ATGCCCTACAGCAGCACGTTCCCCGACCTCGACATCCCCGAAACCGATGTTTTCACGCGGATCTTCGGCGAACTGACAGAGGAAGAGGGATCGCTCCCCGCTCTCACCGAGCTGACCACCGAAATGTCGGTGTCCTACCGCGGCCTGCGCGAAATGGCGGAGTCCGTCGCCGGCGCGTTGGCGCAGCGCGGAATCGGCAAAGGTGACGTCGTCGCGTTGCAGATCCCTAACTCCATCAACTACGTGGTCGCACTGCTGGGCATCATTCGCGCGGGGGCAACCGTCTCCCCGCTCGGCGTGCTGATGAACCAGGCCGACGTGGACAAGCTGATCAAGCTCTCTGGCGCGAAGCTCTACATCGGCCTGACCGACATCGAGGGACTGCCGCAAATCTGGAGCTACGAGATCCCCGCGCTCGCAGGTGCGGGTTACCAGGCCCCCGACGTCGAGGTCACCGCCGACGAAATCATGGCAATCCCCTTCTCCTCCGGAACCACGGGGCTCCCCAAGGGTGTGAAACTCAGCCACCGCAACATCGTCTCCAACATGGAGCAGTCGGGATTCATGGTCCGCGAGAACGGCATCACCGAGCGCACCAACTTCCTCTGCCCGCTTCCCTTCTCCCACATCTACGGCATGACGGTGCTCCTGCTCGCCCAGCTGGCCACACGGCACCATGTGTTCACCATGCCGAAGTTCGACTTGAACACGTTCATCGAGGCCCACCCCAAGCACGAGATCGGTTTCACGTTCATCGCGCCCCCGATGGCCGTCGCCCTGGCGAAACACCCCGCTGTGAAGGCGGAGGACTTCACTTCGTCGCGGATCATGCTCTCGGGCGCGGCTCCGCTGGACAACGAAATCGGCCGCGCTGTCGAGTCCAAACTGGGTGTCAAAGTCGTACAGGGCTACGGCATGACCGAGACCTCGCCGGTGACCCACGTCGGCGTGAGCGGTAAATCGGAGCCGGGATCGATCGGTTTCGTCGTTCCCAACACCGAGTTCAAACTGGTTGGCCTGGAAAGCATCACGGAGGTCGCCGAGGGTGAGATCGGCGAGCTGCTTATTAAGGGCCCGCAGGTCATGGTCGGCTACCTCAACAACGAGGAAGCAACCAACGAGGTTCTCATCGGCGACGGCTGGCTGCGCACCGGCGATGTCGCCCGAGTCGACGAAGATGGCACCACCTACATCGTCGACCGCGCCAAGGAAGTGATCAAGTACAAGGGCTACCAGGTCGCTCCCGCCGAGCTGGAGGCTCTCTTGCTCACCCACCCAGAGATCAATGACGCCGGCGTCGTCGGTGTAATCCGCGACGGCCTCGAAATCCCTCGCGCGTTCGTGGTAAAAGCGGAGGGCTCGAGCCTCACCGAGGAATCGCTCATGGAATGGGTCGCCGAGCGCGTTACGCCGTACAAGAAGGTTCGCGCAGTGGAGTTCGTCGACGAAATTCCGAAGAACGCGACCGGCAAAATCGAGCGCAAGAAGCTCCGCGAAATTCCGTTCGAGGGCTAA
- a CDS encoding acyl-CoA dehydrogenase family protein translates to MVNTSDQTNDLLSAKTDYYQVFADVDGDDLKWWKAAREYGEWIRPHINEAWEKAEYNIPAVEEAARRGLVRDAIDIEGERPMSIRANRLIELELARCDASTGTAVIVQAGLAMQSINLCGSEEQKQKYLGPMSRMEIRGAFALTEPNHGSDSIGLETTATRDGEDWVINGEKKWIGHGSVGHIAIVWARMDDGEVGGFIVDQDADGYVAETIQGKASLRGIPQAHIKLNDVRVPDSQRLPGARTFRDTAVVLGGTRLGVAWSALGIAIDCYEKALAYASERVQFGRPLIKNQIIQQRLSDMLMDVTAMALYCRRLLELEESGELTEKQAALAKVHNTRAARRVAANARDMFGGIGILLENDVIRHMLDIESLHTYEGTDTIQSLIVGKTITGVSAYR, encoded by the coding sequence ATGGTGAACACGTCCGATCAGACAAACGATCTCCTTTCCGCGAAAACCGACTACTACCAGGTTTTCGCCGACGTAGACGGCGATGATCTCAAGTGGTGGAAGGCCGCCCGTGAGTACGGTGAGTGGATCCGCCCGCACATCAACGAGGCGTGGGAGAAGGCGGAGTACAACATCCCGGCTGTCGAGGAGGCGGCGCGCCGCGGCCTTGTCCGCGACGCCATCGACATCGAGGGCGAGCGACCGATGTCGATCCGGGCGAACCGCCTGATCGAGCTGGAGCTCGCGCGTTGCGACGCCTCCACCGGCACCGCCGTCATCGTCCAAGCGGGCCTAGCAATGCAGTCCATCAACTTGTGCGGTTCCGAGGAGCAGAAACAGAAGTACCTCGGCCCCATGTCGCGGATGGAAATCCGCGGCGCCTTCGCGCTGACCGAACCGAACCACGGCTCCGACTCCATCGGGTTGGAAACCACCGCTACCCGCGACGGTGAGGACTGGGTCATCAACGGGGAGAAGAAGTGGATCGGCCACGGCTCCGTCGGCCACATCGCGATCGTATGGGCGCGCATGGACGACGGCGAGGTCGGCGGCTTCATCGTCGACCAGGACGCCGACGGGTACGTCGCGGAGACGATCCAGGGCAAGGCGTCGCTGCGCGGCATCCCGCAGGCCCACATCAAGCTTAACGACGTCCGCGTGCCCGACTCCCAGCGTCTCCCCGGCGCCCGCACGTTCCGCGATACCGCCGTTGTCCTCGGCGGCACCCGCCTCGGCGTAGCCTGGAGTGCTCTCGGCATCGCCATTGACTGCTACGAGAAGGCCCTGGCCTACGCTTCCGAGCGTGTGCAGTTCGGCCGCCCGCTGATCAAAAACCAGATCATCCAGCAGCGACTGTCAGACATGCTCATGGATGTCACCGCGATGGCTCTGTACTGCAGGCGGCTTCTCGAGCTGGAAGAATCCGGCGAGCTGACCGAGAAGCAGGCGGCGCTGGCGAAGGTGCACAACACGCGCGCCGCGCGTCGCGTCGCCGCCAACGCCCGTGACATGTTCGGCGGCATCGGCATTCTGCTGGAGAACGACGTGATTCGCCACATGCTCGACATCGAGTCCCTGCACACCTACGAGGGCACCGACACCATCCAGTCACTCATCGTGGGCAAGACAATCACTGGCGTCAGCGCCTACCGGTAG